The Coffea arabica cultivar ET-39 chromosome 9e, Coffea Arabica ET-39 HiFi, whole genome shotgun sequence genome has a window encoding:
- the LOC113709269 gene encoding probable WRKY transcription factor 14 — MCSRLLQKMENYQGDLADILRASGGRSIASSNISSAEVSVSAPRDWQFPSNQVGIYEEPSLDEFGDPFTNMRDPLLLPDMDHMPTSGFYDASSTDHIITSGTTTAAENTGGFSCSDVGGGGGVGGCNNSSSLLTQRILDDHELSRRPPNNIFTRMLQISPNAKPPSSPRESQLLVAPSPRGLKPPTLVTNDMINTSNNSKVSVIENAPVQISSPRNTGIKRRKSQAKKVVCIPAPAPANSRPSGEIVPSDLWAWRKYGQKPIKGSPYPRGYYRCSSSKGCSARKQVERSRTDPNMLVITYTSEHNHPWPTQRNALAGSTRSQPTKSGSTSKATNSSHAQKATNLKEEEKPETQTDNASSPIVTGSSSTGQVVKEETEMEMEVEGLDKKMEMDNLDQFNEGFPQSYKPGLPDSNHSEDFFADLSELEADPLNLLFTQGYSGDEERENKNLELFSFYDWTTNNSSMTTTTIMTTTTITSSLEEAKKGS, encoded by the exons ATGTGCAGCCGGTTGTTGCAGAAAATGGAGAATTATCAAGGAGATTTAGCTGATATTCTACGAGCCAGCGGTGGAAGAAGCATAGCTTCTAGCAACATATCATCTGCTGAAGTATCTGTATCCGCCCCAAGAGACTGGCAGTTTCCAAGCAATCAAGTAGGGATATATGAAGAGCCATCATTGGATGAATTTGGCGATCCATTCACCAACATGAGAGATCCACTCCTCCTCCCTGATATGGATCATATGCCAACTTCAGGCTTTTATGATGCTAGTTCAACTGATCATATTATCACGTCTGGAACTACTACTGCTGCTGAAAATACAGGAGGTTTTAGTTGCAGTGACGTAGGAGGTGGCGGCGGCGTTGGTGGTTGTAATAACAGTAGTAGTTTACTTACTCAGAGAATTCTTGATGATCATGAGCTCAGTAGAAGACCTCCCAATAATATTTTTACACGGATGCTTCAGATCTCGCCTAATGCCAAGCCGCCCTCATCTCCACGAGAATCTCAGCTTCTTGTGGCTCCTTCCCCGAGGGGGCTCAAGCCCCCCACGTTGGTTACTAATGACATGATTAATACCTCGAATAATTCCAAGGTTTCAGTGATTGAAAATGCCCCGGTGCAGATCTCGTCCCCGCGAAATACGGGGATCAAACGAAG GAAGAGTCAAGCCAAGAAAGTTGTTTGCATACCAGCACCTGCACCAGCAAACAGCAGGCCTAGTGGAGAAATTGTTCCATCTGATCTCTGGGCTTGGAGAAAGTACGGTCAGAAGCCTATCAAAGGCTCCCCCTACCCAAG GGGGTACTACAGATGCAGCAGTTCAAAGGGGTGTTCGGCAAGGAAACAAGTTGAAAGAAGCCGGACTGATCCCAACATGTTGGTCATCACCTACACTTCAGAGCAcaatcatccatggccaactcAAAGAAATGCTCTTGCAGGCTCTACAAGATCCCAGCCGACCAAGAGCGGTTCAACTTCGAAAGCAACAAATTCTTCTCACGCCCAGAAAGCTACCAACttaaaggaagaagagaagccTGAAACTCAAACTGATAATGCATCATCACCCATTGTAACAGGAAGTTCCAGCACAGGCCAAGTAGTAAAGGAGGAAACAGAAATGGAAATGGAAGTAGAAGGTCTTGATAAGAAAATGGAAATGGATAATCTTGATCAGTTCAATGAAGGTTTCCCACAAAGCTACAAGCCAGGATTGCCTGATTCTAACCATTCTGAAGACTTCTTTGCAGATTTAAGCGAATTGGAAGCAGACCCTCTGAATCTCTTGTTCACACAAGGATATTCTGGCGATGAAGAGCGCGAAAACAAGAACTTGGAATTGTTCAGTTTCTATGACTGGACAACCAATAACAGTTCCATGACCACGACCACGATTATGACCACGACGACCATCACAAGTTCTCTGGAAGAAGCTAAGAAAGGTTcatag